Proteins encoded within one genomic window of Verrucomicrobiota bacterium:
- a CDS encoding LUD domain-containing protein — MSTEQFASSREKILSKVNTALAPIKDRAAMPEYDPRITVTKTFDPQADQWAFFKEEFDKVHGRTFSTGAEIEAFFASNNLTYGYCDPKILALMSEILPDNVLLETQFDLAKIDSYQFGITCASGAIAETGSIILTDKDTSRRLGALAPWVHIACVEHSSIHATIHDALKAMPDDPNIIWCTGPSKTADIEGILIEGVHGPGIQGCFLLP, encoded by the coding sequence ATGAGCACCGAGCAATTTGCATCATCCCGCGAGAAAATCCTTTCCAAAGTCAATACAGCTTTGGCCCCGATCAAAGACCGGGCCGCCATGCCCGAGTATGACCCCAGGATCACAGTGACAAAAACCTTTGACCCTCAAGCGGATCAGTGGGCTTTTTTTAAGGAAGAATTTGATAAAGTCCATGGTCGGACTTTTTCGACGGGTGCAGAAATCGAGGCCTTTTTTGCATCGAATAACCTCACCTACGGTTATTGTGATCCGAAGATTCTTGCGCTCATGAGCGAGATTCTTCCTGATAATGTATTACTGGAGACACAGTTTGATCTGGCGAAAATCGATAGTTACCAGTTTGGCATTACCTGCGCCAGTGGCGCGATAGCCGAGACCGGATCGATCATTCTGACTGACAAGGATACTTCTCGGCGTTTGGGTGCCTTGGCTCCTTGGGTGCATATTGCCTGCGTGGAGCACTCCAGTATCCACGCCACGATCCATGATGCCCTGAAGGCTATGCCAGATGATCCTAATATCATCTGGTGCACCGGACCGTCAAAAACCGCTGATATCGAAGGTATCCTCATTGAGGGGGTGCACGGTCCCGGCATCCAAGGGTGTTTTCTGCTGCCGTAA
- a CDS encoding SDR family oxidoreductase: MNQQDTTILLTGFTGVIGKRLAYELANRGHRVLCPVRAKDAAQLAQRFDEVKNVLRDVTADYHSQAESRLIPFIGDMRKKYFGLNEEEMAKLGFKEIKAVWHLAAALDLTETNSAEVFETNVGGSLHLLDLMKEFGVQDIHYFSTFAVHGKKSGGLAKEIILAEPTEFRNSYEESKWQSEKNVWETAQSGKIRAAIYRPSIVVGDSLNGRYEQFNAFNHPFDMASRLRKRLAEKEGIDLAIKPLDFELRLPGEEQATLNIVPLDYVIEITMKLYDSGQWAGKIFHITNPTPPKLEEVLAVFKQTEPWQGLRWSSSVLNGDFANSYEKFAFKQLGFLIPYLMGEASFDQTEVRKILNGTQPEINNFKFMGAIAKRAMIKGWQESY; this comes from the coding sequence ATGAATCAGCAGGATACAACCATATTATTAACAGGGTTTACCGGGGTAATCGGCAAAAGACTCGCTTATGAGCTTGCCAACCGCGGGCACAGAGTACTTTGTCCGGTCCGGGCAAAGGACGCCGCGCAACTTGCCCAACGTTTTGATGAGGTGAAAAACGTCCTGCGTGATGTGACGGCAGATTATCATTCTCAGGCCGAGTCCCGGCTTATCCCTTTTATCGGGGATATGAGGAAAAAATATTTCGGCTTGAATGAGGAGGAGATGGCCAAGCTTGGTTTTAAGGAAATCAAAGCGGTCTGGCATCTCGCGGCAGCCCTCGACCTGACCGAGACAAATAGCGCAGAAGTTTTCGAGACAAATGTGGGCGGCTCCCTCCACCTTCTGGATTTGATGAAGGAATTCGGAGTCCAAGACATCCATTATTTTAGCACTTTTGCCGTTCATGGAAAAAAATCGGGTGGTTTGGCCAAGGAAATCATTCTCGCCGAGCCGACAGAGTTCCGGAATTCCTATGAGGAATCCAAATGGCAATCCGAAAAAAATGTCTGGGAGACAGCCCAGTCCGGGAAAATCCGTGCCGCCATCTACCGCCCGAGTATTGTTGTCGGTGACTCCTTAAACGGGCGTTATGAACAGTTTAATGCCTTTAACCATCCTTTCGACATGGCCAGTCGTTTGCGTAAACGCCTTGCCGAAAAGGAAGGAATCGATCTTGCAATAAAACCATTAGACTTCGAACTCCGTTTGCCGGGGGAGGAGCAGGCGACATTGAATATTGTGCCTTTGGATTATGTCATTGAGATCACGATGAAACTTTACGACTCCGGCCAGTGGGCCGGGAAGATCTTCCACATTACGAATCCCACCCCGCCGAAACTGGAAGAAGTCCTGGCGGTTTTCAAACAAACCGAGCCATGGCAGGGTTTACGCTGGAGCTCATCGGTATTGAATGGGGATTTTGCGAATTCCTATGAGAAATTTGCGTTTAAACAATTAGGTTTCTTGATCCCCTACCTCATGGGTGAGGCATCCTTTGACCAGACTGAGGTCCGCAAAATCCTCAATGGGACACAACCCGAAATCAATAACTTTAAATTCATGGGGGCTATTGCAAAAAGGGCCATGATTAAGGGTTGGCAGGAATCGTATTAA
- a CDS encoding PAS domain S-box protein: MFNQFDSQLMEAIPLGVCLIDSFGEINDFNQSLVQLTGLTGSEIKNSLIQRIVRPKFHRELSAALEQIFHTKSSRPVEITCEISLRSGYTTSEFVIKLQKLKSSEQDNLAVAVFTPKASAEYHELLKTKTIYELVVEQTLSGFWDWNIQENTQKNSPGYRKIFGYEDHELPDSAENYKKMIFPEDLEMVLKNYDDHVRSRGMIPYCNEVRYRHKNGSTVWVICSGKIVEWDDVGRPVRMIGCHIDITKEKEAEAQALGYSGQIPHSLPDLVFHQDIDGTYMDYYALDKGLLVVSPEQFLGKKPHEILPSHIAELHTDSIRKTIETQSLQQCEYELHIDGKRKFFEMRMVPFSKDQVISLVRDVSGKKSS, translated from the coding sequence ATGTTTAACCAGTTTGATTCACAATTGATGGAAGCCATACCCCTCGGAGTATGCTTGATCGATTCCTTTGGGGAGATTAATGATTTTAACCAGTCTCTCGTCCAACTCACCGGATTGACTGGTTCTGAGATTAAAAACTCCCTCATTCAACGCATTGTCCGTCCAAAATTCCATCGTGAACTTTCCGCCGCACTCGAGCAGATCTTCCACACAAAATCCTCCCGTCCTGTCGAGATCACTTGCGAAATATCTCTCCGGTCCGGGTATACAACTTCCGAATTTGTCATTAAACTCCAAAAACTGAAGTCGTCCGAACAAGATAACTTGGCCGTAGCTGTCTTTACTCCAAAGGCAAGTGCTGAATATCATGAACTCCTCAAGACAAAAACAATTTATGAACTTGTCGTCGAACAGACTTTATCCGGTTTTTGGGACTGGAATATCCAGGAGAATACCCAGAAGAATAGTCCCGGCTACCGGAAGATTTTCGGGTACGAGGATCATGAGCTGCCCGACAGCGCGGAGAACTATAAAAAGATGATTTTCCCGGAAGATCTGGAAATGGTTCTAAAAAATTACGATGACCATGTTCGTTCCCGGGGTATGATCCCGTATTGTAATGAAGTGCGTTACCGCCATAAAAACGGTTCGACAGTGTGGGTGATTTGCTCGGGCAAAATTGTGGAATGGGATGATGTGGGTAGACCAGTCCGCATGATTGGTTGCCATATTGATATTACCAAGGAAAAAGAAGCTGAAGCTCAAGCACTCGGATATTCAGGGCAAATCCCCCATTCACTCCCCGATCTGGTCTTTCATCAGGATATCGACGGGACATACATGGATTATTATGCCTTGGATAAGGGCTTATTAGTCGTATCCCCCGAACAATTCCTCGGTAAAAAACCCCATGAGATCCTCCCTAGCCACATTGCTGAACTCCACACCGACTCCATCCGTAAAACAATCGAAACCCAAAGTCTCCAACAATGTGAGTATGAACTCCATATTGATGGAAAAAGGAAGTTTTTCGAGATGCGAATGGTTCCTTTTTCAAAAGACCAGGTAATCTCCCTCGTCCGCGATGTGTCCGGAAAAAAAAGTTCCTGA
- a CDS encoding glucose-1-phosphate adenylyltransferase: MDKVLAVIMGGGQGTRLFPLTKDRAKPAVPLAGKYRLVDIPISNCLNSNIRKIYLLTQFNSASLHRHIQETYKFDAFSGGFVDILAAQQSFDQKSGWYQGTADAVRQNFQHFGNHKCDYVVILSGDQLYRMDFSELVTQHIETGADITIATIPVSKAAAPALGIMQVDDSQKIVRFVEKPNDPDVLDSLKITPPQLEKLGENPGQDLYLASMGIYVFSKQVLIEALDNEKTDFGKNIIPDAISTKKVSAYVYKGYWEDIGTIKGFFEASLDAASPLPQFDYFDSDAPIYTHPRFLPASKLHGASLTRVVLSDGCIIGQCYIENALIGIRSIIKEGSVLRDAVMMGADYYESEQDKEANAQKGIPTVGIGHHCHITRAIIDKNARIGNYVRISPEGKPAEMDGPNFYVREGIVCIPKNAVVHDGTVI; this comes from the coding sequence ATGGATAAAGTTCTTGCGGTGATTATGGGTGGGGGGCAGGGAACCCGCCTTTTTCCGCTCACTAAAGACCGGGCTAAACCAGCCGTTCCTCTCGCGGGTAAATACCGCCTCGTTGATATACCCATTAGTAATTGTCTGAATAGTAATATCCGTAAAATCTACCTTTTGACCCAATTTAACTCGGCCTCTCTCCACCGTCATATACAGGAGACCTATAAATTCGACGCGTTTTCCGGCGGTTTTGTCGATATTCTCGCGGCGCAACAAAGTTTTGACCAGAAGTCGGGATGGTACCAGGGAACGGCTGACGCAGTTCGTCAGAATTTTCAACATTTCGGCAATCATAAATGTGACTACGTGGTGATTTTATCCGGTGACCAGCTTTATCGGATGGACTTTAGTGAGCTAGTTACCCAACACATTGAAACGGGTGCCGATATCACCATAGCCACGATCCCGGTCAGTAAAGCCGCCGCTCCAGCATTGGGCATTATGCAGGTGGATGATTCCCAAAAAATCGTGCGGTTTGTGGAGAAACCAAATGATCCGGATGTACTTGATTCACTAAAAATTACCCCGCCTCAACTTGAAAAACTGGGAGAGAATCCGGGCCAGGACCTTTATCTGGCTTCTATGGGGATTTACGTTTTTAGTAAACAAGTCTTGATCGAGGCTCTCGACAATGAAAAGACGGATTTCGGCAAGAATATTATCCCTGATGCCATCTCGACAAAGAAGGTTTCTGCCTATGTTTATAAAGGTTATTGGGAAGATATCGGAACGATTAAAGGCTTTTTTGAGGCCAGTCTTGATGCCGCCTCCCCGCTTCCCCAGTTTGATTATTTTGACTCGGATGCTCCGATTTACACTCATCCCCGCTTTTTACCAGCATCGAAACTCCATGGCGCATCCTTGACCCGTGTGGTGTTATCCGACGGTTGTATTATCGGGCAGTGTTATATCGAAAATGCCCTGATCGGTATCCGCAGTATTATCAAGGAGGGTTCTGTCCTCCGTGATGCCGTGATGATGGGTGCCGATTATTACGAAAGCGAACAGGATAAAGAGGCGAATGCCCAAAAGGGAATCCCTACGGTAGGGATCGGTCATCATTGTCATATTACACGGGCGATCATTGATAAAAATGCCCGGATCGGTAATTATGTCCGGATTTCCCCTGAAGGAAAACCTGCGGAAATGGACGGACCAAATTTTTATGTCCGTGAAGGAATTGTATGCATTCCCAAAAACGCCGTTGTGCACGATGGCACAGTGATTTAA